The Geothrix sp. genome window below encodes:
- the elbB gene encoding isoprenoid biosynthesis glyoxalase ElbB yields the protein MAKTPKVAVLLAGCGHLDGAEVREAVLALLALDQHGAAFQCIAPNADQYHVVDHATGRPVPGARRNILEEASRIARMGQCLDLASAAAGDYDALVMPGGYGVAKNHCTFAIKGAEAEVRPDVAAFIRGFFDAGKPVGAICIAPALVALALSGRGAAELTLGNDAGCAEAMRTLGHHHKDTPNAREIVVDEVHKLVTTPAYMFDDAKLSDVWIGIERCVAEVLKRC from the coding sequence ATGGCAAAGACACCGAAGGTCGCGGTGCTGTTGGCGGGCTGCGGCCATCTCGACGGCGCGGAGGTGCGCGAGGCGGTGCTGGCCCTGTTGGCCCTGGATCAGCACGGTGCGGCCTTCCAGTGCATCGCACCCAACGCGGATCAGTACCATGTCGTCGACCATGCCACCGGCCGCCCCGTGCCCGGTGCCCGGCGCAACATCCTGGAAGAGGCCAGCCGCATCGCGCGTATGGGCCAGTGCCTGGACCTGGCTTCGGCCGCGGCCGGCGACTACGATGCGCTGGTGATGCCGGGCGGTTATGGGGTGGCCAAGAACCACTGCACCTTCGCCATCAAGGGCGCGGAGGCCGAAGTGCGGCCCGATGTGGCCGCCTTCATCCGGGGATTCTTCGATGCGGGCAAGCCGGTGGGGGCCATCTGCATCGCGCCGGCCCTGGTGGCCCTGGCACTGTCGGGGCGGGGGGCCGCCGAGCTCACCCTGGGCAATGATGCCGGCTGCGCCGAGGCCATGAGAACGCTCGGCCACCATCACAAGGACACCCCGAACGCGCGGGAGATCGTGGTCGACGAGGTCCATAAGCTCGTCACCACCCCCGCCTACATGTTCGACGATGCGAAGCTGAGCGATGTCTGGATCGGCATCGAACGCTGCGTGGCGGAAGTGCTGAAGCGCTGC